Proteins encoded in a region of the Streptomyces sp. PCS3-D2 genome:
- a CDS encoding MFS transporter, whose protein sequence is MRTPTPDPRRWIVLAILSGSLLLISMDTTILNVAFPSLVGDLRPSAVQQLWIIDVYALALSGLLVTAGALGDRWGRKRLLMAGFGIFSAASLMAVCATEAWHLIAARALLGIGGAAIMPATVSILRTVFTDARERAFALAVWAAVFGGGMAFGPVVGGLLVQEHGWHSAFLLNLPVASVIVAAGLRYLPESRSPRSTGAWDWWGVGQSVVGMLALAGGIKQLGKGGVADPLPWALLLVAAVALTVFVRRQTRIDNPLLQVRLFTEPAFSVAATAIFLPMVGMGAILFLVTQWFQYGEGYAPLEAGLRLLPAPLALIAASMVAPALMQRFAIRHVLGAGLVVLAAGMALPWTLQQFTDLGYPAFAAALTVMGLGAGLATTVASVTLVSAAPAAEVSSAAAIEETCYELGSAMGVAVLGSTAAALYRGNLPDLALDGPTADAARDSVGEAAHIAERLGGVVGQALLDTASHAYTLAITPAFLMAGGLAVAAAATTWTLIPRDLRPTENH, encoded by the coding sequence ATGCGCACCCCCACGCCGGACCCCCGCAGGTGGATCGTCCTGGCGATACTCTCGGGCAGTCTCCTGCTCATCTCCATGGACACCACGATCCTCAACGTGGCCTTCCCCTCGCTCGTCGGCGACCTCCGGCCCAGCGCCGTGCAGCAGCTGTGGATCATCGACGTCTACGCGCTCGCCCTGTCCGGCCTGCTCGTCACCGCGGGTGCCCTCGGCGACCGCTGGGGCCGCAAGCGGCTGCTCATGGCCGGCTTCGGTATCTTCTCGGCAGCCTCGCTCATGGCCGTGTGCGCCACCGAGGCGTGGCACCTGATCGCGGCCCGAGCCCTGCTCGGCATCGGCGGCGCGGCCATCATGCCCGCCACCGTCTCGATCCTGCGCACCGTCTTCACCGACGCCCGGGAACGCGCCTTCGCCCTCGCCGTCTGGGCCGCCGTGTTCGGTGGCGGCATGGCCTTCGGACCGGTCGTCGGCGGCCTCCTGGTCCAGGAGCACGGCTGGCACTCGGCCTTTCTCCTCAACCTGCCCGTCGCCTCCGTCATCGTCGCGGCCGGCCTGCGCTACCTGCCCGAATCGCGTTCCCCGCGCAGCACCGGCGCGTGGGACTGGTGGGGTGTCGGGCAGTCCGTCGTCGGCATGCTCGCCCTGGCCGGCGGCATCAAGCAGCTCGGCAAGGGCGGGGTCGCCGACCCCCTGCCCTGGGCCCTGCTGCTCGTCGCGGCCGTCGCGCTGACCGTCTTCGTCCGCCGCCAGACCAGGATCGACAACCCCCTGCTCCAGGTGCGGCTCTTCACCGAGCCCGCCTTCAGCGTGGCCGCCACCGCGATCTTCCTGCCCATGGTGGGCATGGGCGCGATCCTGTTCCTGGTCACCCAATGGTTCCAGTACGGCGAGGGCTACGCCCCGTTGGAGGCCGGTCTGCGCCTACTGCCGGCTCCGCTCGCCCTGATCGCCGCCTCCATGGTTGCGCCCGCGCTGATGCAGCGCTTCGCGATCCGCCACGTGCTCGGTGCCGGACTCGTCGTCCTGGCCGCGGGCATGGCCCTGCCGTGGACCTTGCAACAGTTCACCGACCTCGGCTACCCGGCCTTCGCGGCCGCTCTGACCGTCATGGGACTGGGCGCCGGCCTCGCCACGACCGTGGCCTCGGTGACGCTGGTCTCCGCCGCCCCGGCCGCCGAGGTCTCCAGCGCCGCCGCCATCGAGGAGACGTGCTACGAGCTCGGCTCCGCGATGGGGGTCGCCGTCCTCGGTTCCACCGCGGCCGCGCTCTACCGCGGCAACCTGCCCGACCTCGCACTGGACGGCCCGACCGCGGACGCCGCACGGGACTCCGTCGGTGAGGCGGCGCACATCGCCGAACGGCTGGGGGGCGTCGTCGGACAGGCCCTGCTCGACACCGCCTCGCACGCCTACACCCTCGCCATCACCCCGGCGTTCCTGATGGCGGGCGGTCTCGCTGTCGCCGCGGCTGCCACGACCTGGACGCTCATTCCCCGCGATCTGCGGCCCACCGAGAACCACTGA
- a CDS encoding TIGR03086 family metal-binding protein gives MAVDGFTLLADAHDYLLAAVRGVPTAAWGDPTPCTGWTVRQVLNHARLDQQALVMQITGVAPATDPFEPPDTTSGDPVAELAAVLKETLAAWESRRGDESVPTPMGPMPADAGTAAAALDAGIHAWDIARATGQDLPLTEEMAEALEDIAARIVVFVRDSFGKYAPPLTVPEGASRAEKLLAFTGRDAHWSPR, from the coding sequence ATGGCCGTCGACGGTTTCACACTGCTCGCTGACGCACACGACTACCTGCTCGCCGCCGTCCGCGGTGTTCCCACCGCGGCATGGGGGGATCCGACGCCGTGCACCGGGTGGACGGTGCGTCAGGTGCTCAACCACGCACGCCTGGACCAGCAGGCTCTGGTCATGCAGATCACGGGCGTCGCGCCCGCGACCGACCCCTTCGAGCCCCCCGACACGACCAGCGGTGACCCGGTCGCGGAACTGGCGGCCGTGCTGAAGGAGACGCTGGCGGCGTGGGAGTCAAGGAGGGGCGACGAAAGCGTTCCCACCCCGATGGGACCGATGCCGGCCGATGCCGGCACGGCCGCCGCGGCACTCGACGCCGGCATCCACGCCTGGGACATCGCCCGGGCTACCGGGCAGGACCTGCCGCTGACCGAGGAGATGGCCGAGGCCCTGGAGGACATCGCGGCGAGGATCGTCGTCTTCGTCCGGGATTCCTTCGGCAAGTACGCACCGCCGCTGACCGTTCCGGAGGGGGCGAGTCGCGCCGAGAAGCTCCTTGCGTTCACCGGGCGGGACGCCCACTGGTCGCCGCGCTGA
- a CDS encoding M64 family metallopeptidase: MDPVTGGAIGRAARRPVGRPTLRTLLAILCVSAALAAAGPADAAAEPAGLRAEVEIPGPEQGGDAGSGHALVPAADSPAKSAGRLTEAERSADGEITKIIDNGSTADRLDVVVIGDGYTAAELPQFHADAEQKWAEVAAVEPYTTYRSLFNVWTVDAVSRESGVSGDPDPETVRDTALGSYFWCEGIERLLCIDQPRVDAYVAKAPEADLVIVLANSAKYGGAGYNEPSATLGYEGISTASAGHPKSGQVAIHETGHSLGKLADEYFYPGVPDYEKYTGPEPAESNSSGLTADRMASRRAKWYRWLGEESPDGGEVGAYEGGNYYATGLYRPTDSSLMRTLGKPFNLPGVEAMIAGFHRHARIATAVTPTDRTLRLRNTARVTVPRLSGADGRQLVVRWYLDGRELARFAGRTEVSVAELWLFDLRTHRLSVTVEDRTPSVRDPKTIRALRSTVEWQVRL, encoded by the coding sequence ATGGATCCGGTCACTGGCGGGGCCATCGGACGGGCGGCCCGCCGCCCGGTCGGGCGCCCGACGCTGCGGACGCTGCTCGCGATCCTCTGCGTGAGCGCCGCGCTCGCGGCCGCGGGCCCGGCGGACGCGGCGGCCGAGCCGGCCGGGCTCCGGGCGGAGGTCGAGATCCCCGGGCCCGAACAGGGCGGTGACGCCGGATCCGGGCATGCCCTGGTGCCCGCTGCCGACAGCCCGGCGAAGAGCGCGGGACGGCTCACGGAGGCCGAGCGGTCGGCCGACGGCGAGATCACCAAGATCATCGACAACGGCTCCACCGCGGACCGCCTCGACGTCGTCGTCATCGGGGACGGCTACACCGCGGCCGAACTGCCGCAGTTCCACGCGGACGCCGAGCAGAAATGGGCCGAGGTGGCCGCAGTCGAGCCGTACACCACCTACCGAAGCCTCTTCAACGTCTGGACCGTCGACGCGGTCTCCCGCGAGTCGGGCGTCTCCGGCGACCCCGACCCGGAGACCGTCCGCGACACCGCCCTCGGCTCGTACTTCTGGTGCGAGGGCATCGAACGGCTGCTCTGCATCGATCAGCCCAGGGTCGACGCGTACGTGGCGAAGGCGCCGGAGGCCGACCTGGTCATCGTGCTGGCGAACAGCGCGAAGTACGGCGGAGCGGGCTACAACGAGCCCAGCGCCACCCTCGGCTACGAGGGGATATCCACCGCCTCGGCCGGCCATCCGAAGTCCGGCCAGGTCGCCATCCACGAGACCGGCCACTCGCTGGGCAAGCTCGCCGACGAGTACTTCTACCCTGGCGTGCCGGACTACGAGAAGTACACCGGCCCCGAACCCGCCGAGTCCAACAGCTCCGGCCTGACCGCCGACCGGATGGCCTCCCGGCGCGCCAAGTGGTACCGCTGGCTCGGCGAGGAGTCCCCCGACGGGGGCGAGGTCGGGGCGTACGAGGGCGGCAACTACTACGCGACGGGGCTGTACCGGCCCACGGACAGCTCCCTCATGCGGACCCTGGGCAAGCCCTTCAACCTGCCCGGAGTCGAGGCGATGATCGCCGGCTTCCACCGGCACGCGCGGATCGCCACGGCGGTCACGCCGACGGACCGAACCCTGAGGCTGCGCAACACGGCCAGAGTGACTGTCCCGAGGCTCTCCGGAGCGGACGGCCGGCAGCTCGTGGTCCGCTGGTACCTGGACGGCAGGGAGCTGGCGAGGTTCGCGGGGCGCACCGAGGTGTCGGTGGCGGAACTGTGGCTCTTCGACCTGCGGACCCACCGCCTGTCGGTGACGGTCGAGGATCGCACGCCGTCGGTCCGCGACCCGAAGACCATCCGCGCCCTGCGCTCCACGGTGGAATGGCAGGTCAGGCTCTAG
- a CDS encoding GNAT family N-acetyltransferase codes for MTEIRTPRLLLRLWTDDDLVPLAEIHADPEVMRWVGDGSTLGLDETAETIERWQEEWDEEGFGLFAVELLGSGELVGAVGLSVIEGLPDARADVQISWLLGRQYWGQGYASEAAHATLEFALQDRGLDRVVAVNRLGDTASENVIRKLDMVRERETTDPRHGHPVHIHGIDLTEYEA; via the coding sequence ATGACCGAGATCCGTACCCCCCGCCTCCTCCTCCGCCTCTGGACCGACGACGACCTCGTCCCCCTTGCCGAGATCCACGCCGACCCGGAGGTGATGCGCTGGGTCGGCGACGGATCCACCCTCGGTCTCGACGAGACGGCCGAGACGATCGAGCGCTGGCAGGAGGAGTGGGACGAGGAGGGCTTCGGGCTCTTCGCCGTCGAGCTCCTCGGCTCCGGCGAGCTCGTCGGAGCCGTCGGCCTCTCGGTCATCGAGGGCCTGCCGGACGCCCGGGCCGACGTGCAGATCAGCTGGCTGCTCGGCCGCCAGTACTGGGGTCAGGGCTATGCCTCCGAAGCCGCCCACGCCACCTTGGAGTTCGCCCTCCAGGACCGCGGCCTGGACCGCGTCGTCGCCGTCAACCGGCTCGGCGACACCGCCTCCGAGAACGTGATCCGCAAGCTCGACATGGTGCGGGAACGCGAGACCACCGACCCCCGCCACGGCCACCCCGTCCACATTCACGGCATCGACCTCACCGAGTACGAGGCCTGA
- a CDS encoding LysR family transcriptional regulator, producing MTLDDLRVFVAVCRAGSLSAVARDLGCTQSAVSQHVRRLEKETGTGLLERHARGVVPTEAGRIVQAAAADGIAGLDGALRRVEDLVRGGGGSVRVTTGATTVRHFMSEAVVSFRRSHPGVSLEFQTENSSSGCFDALASGDLDLAWITIGGPVRGIEQRPVMELPWVLAVGADDPLARRDALTPADLAGIRHIRLPRNSASRAHLDAAFAESGIHVRSDTSVADWDTALLLAELGLGHAVVPALPGWQVPGSDGPLRLVPVPALPPLAVGWAVRRWAALAPPALVFADEVARSCRARAAGQP from the coding sequence ATGACCCTCGACGACCTCCGCGTGTTCGTGGCCGTCTGCCGTGCCGGCAGCCTCAGTGCCGTCGCCCGCGACCTCGGCTGCACCCAGTCCGCCGTCAGCCAGCACGTCCGCCGTCTGGAGAAGGAGACCGGTACCGGCCTGCTGGAGCGGCACGCCCGCGGCGTCGTGCCGACCGAGGCCGGCCGTATCGTGCAAGCGGCCGCAGCCGACGGCATCGCCGGCCTCGACGGCGCCCTGCGCCGCGTGGAGGACCTGGTACGGGGCGGCGGCGGCAGCGTGCGTGTCACCACGGGCGCGACGACCGTGCGGCACTTCATGTCCGAGGCCGTCGTCTCCTTCCGTCGCAGTCACCCCGGGGTGAGCCTGGAGTTCCAGACCGAGAACTCCAGCAGCGGCTGCTTCGACGCCCTCGCCTCCGGCGACCTCGACCTCGCCTGGATCACCATCGGCGGCCCCGTCCGCGGCATCGAGCAGCGCCCCGTGATGGAACTGCCCTGGGTGCTCGCGGTCGGCGCCGACGACCCCCTCGCCCGACGGGACGCACTCACCCCGGCCGACCTCGCCGGGATCCGTCACATCCGGCTGCCCCGGAACTCCGCCTCCCGGGCCCACCTCGACGCCGCCTTCGCCGAGTCCGGCATCCACGTGCGCTCCGACACCAGCGTGGCGGACTGGGACACCGCCCTGCTGCTCGCCGAACTAGGCCTGGGCCATGCCGTGGTGCCGGCCCTGCCCGGCTGGCAGGTCCCCGGCTCCGACGGCCCGCTGCGCCTGGTGCCGGTCCCCGCCCTGCCGCCGCTCGCCGTCGGCTGGGCCGTCCGCCGCTGGGCGGCCCTCGCCCCGCCGGCCCTCGTCTTCGCCGACGAGGTGGCCCGCAGCTGCCGGGCGCGCGCGGCCGGGCAGCCGTGA
- a CDS encoding helix-turn-helix domain-containing protein has product MDEPGEIGRRVQRMRLERGLTQKQLAHPSYTSAYVSTLESGKVRPSETALRFLAGRLGTSYEELATGRPAHLATELRLALTDAQRTLTTGAADEAAVRYRRLLTEAAELGLVPEQAQARLGLGECALESGELQSAIEHFEEAERLLADEPLTHRVRPLRGRAVAHLLAGELRYACYLLESAIDELGASGLADPDALVLLHAAVIGPYMDMGAHARAARSAELALALAPRVSDPALVAGMHRQVARTFLAEGRVAEADASLAQAQAIYGRLQLSTDLAHCHWMRGYVLAQNGELGPAERELRTARDMLSARRAGLYTAQVEVELADVLRRLGRTEEAVRLLAALLELGNSHGAVHAGGAHRLLGLMAEERGETESAEEHYVQALALLERSGATGDLADLCRLLGDLLRRTGRVEAALDAYRTGLGHRAAPGTTTLGPAPAAAFRPGRISGSRWAADRGE; this is encoded by the coding sequence ATGGACGAACCGGGCGAGATCGGCCGTCGGGTCCAGCGCATGCGCCTCGAACGTGGTCTGACCCAGAAGCAGTTGGCACACCCGTCGTACACCTCGGCCTACGTCTCCACGCTGGAGTCGGGCAAGGTCCGCCCCTCCGAGACCGCGCTGCGCTTTCTTGCCGGCCGCCTGGGCACGTCGTACGAGGAGCTGGCCACCGGCCGCCCCGCCCACCTGGCCACCGAACTGCGTCTCGCCCTCACCGACGCGCAGCGCACGCTCACCACCGGCGCGGCCGACGAGGCCGCCGTACGCTACCGCCGCCTGCTCACCGAGGCGGCGGAGCTCGGGCTGGTCCCCGAACAGGCACAGGCACGGCTCGGGCTCGGCGAGTGCGCCCTGGAGTCCGGTGAACTCCAGTCTGCCATCGAGCACTTCGAGGAGGCCGAGCGCCTCCTGGCCGACGAGCCGCTGACGCACCGCGTCCGCCCGCTGCGCGGCCGGGCCGTGGCGCACCTGCTCGCCGGCGAGCTCCGCTACGCCTGTTACCTGCTGGAGTCCGCCATCGACGAGCTGGGCGCGAGCGGGCTGGCCGATCCGGACGCGCTGGTCCTGCTGCACGCCGCGGTCATCGGTCCCTACATGGACATGGGCGCCCACGCGCGGGCCGCCCGCTCGGCCGAGCTCGCACTCGCCCTGGCCCCCCGGGTCAGCGATCCGGCGCTGGTGGCGGGCATGCACCGGCAGGTGGCCCGGACCTTCCTCGCCGAAGGGCGGGTGGCCGAAGCGGACGCCTCGCTGGCGCAGGCACAGGCGATCTACGGCAGGCTGCAGCTGAGCACGGACCTGGCGCACTGCCACTGGATGCGCGGCTACGTACTGGCGCAGAACGGGGAACTCGGCCCGGCCGAGCGGGAGCTGCGCACGGCCCGGGACATGCTGTCGGCCCGGCGCGCCGGCCTCTACACGGCCCAGGTGGAGGTGGAGCTGGCGGACGTACTGCGCCGCCTGGGCCGGACCGAGGAGGCCGTCCGGCTCCTCGCGGCGCTGCTGGAGCTGGGCAACAGCCACGGGGCCGTGCACGCCGGCGGCGCGCACCGGCTCCTCGGCCTGATGGCCGAGGAGCGTGGTGAGACGGAATCCGCCGAGGAGCACTACGTACAGGCGCTGGCGCTGCTGGAGCGCAGCGGGGCCACGGGCGACCTCGCCGACCTGTGCCGCCTGCTGGGCGACCTGCTGCGGCGCACCGGCCGGGTCGAGGCGGCCCTGGACGCCTACCGCACGGGCCTGGGGCACCGGGCGGCGCCGGGCACCACCACCCTGGGCCCAGCGCCCGCGGCCGCGTTCCGGCCCGGTCGGATCAGTGGTTCTCGGTGGGCCGCAGATCGCGGGGAATGA
- a CDS encoding fibronectin type III domain-containing protein: MSRKRIALACAAAVVGIGSVVVPVAANAGEEDNGLNAACRVADQATVWWATGEVSLATKGDRPVRDWTAEFDVSQGQVTLDNPWAYELRQTGRHVTVKPVADRADLAGSGNRVVKVGINPAGKGIPKITGCKVNGPSGSGSGSDTGTNAAVPADGGSFVKDDTAVHLMWKPPAGGAEIVRYEVFQDGKQIKTVKDTMTDIERLAPATRYAFTVRAVRAVRADGRTTGFSKDIVLTTHAAPGQDRAKPVIPADLEAAPSGPYQVALRWRAATDDVAVTGYRIYRNGAKVQEADAKATSATVSGLTASTAYRFKVTAVDSSGKESDPTREAQVTTTAAPDGNGGTAAPGDLAATTATKQDGAVTQHYLNLTWSVPQGVGQITTYQVYLNGKPAQTFMWGTGDPVLPVPTTRGSREVLVGAHPGTTYTVKIRARLGDGTWGAFSRELTVKTAG, translated from the coding sequence ATGTCCCGAAAGCGAATTGCCCTGGCCTGTGCGGCCGCGGTCGTGGGGATCGGCTCCGTCGTCGTCCCCGTGGCCGCCAACGCGGGAGAGGAGGACAACGGCCTCAACGCCGCCTGCCGCGTCGCTGACCAGGCCACCGTGTGGTGGGCCACCGGCGAGGTCTCCCTGGCGACCAAGGGGGACCGGCCCGTACGGGACTGGACCGCCGAGTTCGACGTGTCGCAGGGGCAGGTCACCCTGGACAACCCCTGGGCGTACGAACTCCGCCAGACCGGCCGGCACGTCACCGTCAAGCCGGTCGCCGACCGCGCCGACCTGGCCGGGAGCGGCAACCGGGTGGTCAAGGTCGGTATCAACCCCGCCGGCAAGGGCATACCCAAGATCACCGGATGCAAGGTGAACGGCCCTTCGGGCAGCGGCAGCGGCAGCGACACCGGCACGAACGCGGCCGTCCCCGCGGACGGCGGCTCCTTCGTCAAGGACGACACCGCCGTCCACCTGATGTGGAAGCCGCCCGCCGGTGGCGCCGAGATCGTGCGCTACGAGGTCTTCCAGGACGGCAAGCAGATCAAGACCGTCAAGGACACGATGACCGACATCGAGCGGCTGGCTCCCGCCACCCGCTACGCCTTCACGGTCCGCGCCGTCCGCGCCGTCCGCGCCGACGGCCGCACCACCGGCTTCAGCAAGGACATCGTGCTCACCACGCACGCGGCGCCCGGCCAGGACAGGGCGAAGCCGGTCATCCCCGCGGACCTGGAGGCGGCGCCCTCCGGCCCGTACCAGGTCGCCCTGCGGTGGCGCGCGGCGACCGACGACGTCGCCGTCACCGGCTACCGGATCTACCGCAACGGTGCCAAGGTCCAGGAGGCGGACGCCAAGGCCACCTCGGCCACCGTCTCCGGCCTGACCGCGAGCACCGCCTACCGCTTCAAGGTCACCGCCGTGGACTCCTCCGGCAAGGAGTCCGACCCGACCCGCGAAGCCCAGGTGACGACCACCGCGGCCCCCGACGGCAACGGCGGCACCGCAGCCCCCGGCGACCTCGCCGCCACCACCGCCACGAAGCAGGACGGCGCCGTCACCCAGCACTACCTGAACCTCACCTGGTCCGTCCCGCAGGGCGTCGGCCAGATCACCACCTACCAGGTCTACCTGAACGGCAAGCCGGCCCAGACCTTCATGTGGGGCACCGGCGACCCGGTGCTGCCCGTACCGACGACGAGGGGTTCGCGCGAGGTGCTCGTCGGCGCCCATCCCGGCACGACGTACACCGTGAAGATCCGGGCGCGGCTCGGCGACGGCACATGGGGCGCGTTCTCCCGCGAGCTGACCGTGAAGACAGCCGGCTGA
- a CDS encoding TetR/AcrR family transcriptional regulator, giving the protein MNQERHLRERLIDAGAELVASEGTSALGLREIARRAGVSHGAPRRYFPSHHSLLSAIARRGFADLGEQVGALEAAAGQASPRERVRAIGRTYVGYARENPGMFELMFRHDLLDSTGRDPSDEPRLRESTLPLFTLLVTLVARCGAAEPSLTAAALWANLHGVAQLWRWGSLPLALGEDPAVGADRLVDAAVDAHLGGTPA; this is encoded by the coding sequence ATGAACCAGGAGAGACATCTGCGGGAACGACTGATCGACGCCGGCGCCGAGCTCGTTGCGAGCGAGGGCACCTCAGCCCTCGGACTGCGGGAGATCGCCCGACGGGCGGGGGTCTCGCACGGGGCGCCGCGGCGGTACTTCCCCAGCCACCACTCCCTGCTGTCGGCGATCGCCCGGCGCGGCTTCGCCGATCTCGGCGAGCAGGTCGGCGCGCTGGAGGCCGCGGCGGGGCAGGCATCGCCGCGAGAACGGGTGCGGGCGATCGGGCGCACTTACGTCGGCTACGCACGGGAGAACCCCGGAATGTTCGAGCTGATGTTCCGCCACGACCTGCTCGACAGTACGGGCCGGGACCCGTCGGACGAGCCGCGGCTGCGGGAGTCGACCCTGCCGCTGTTCACCCTTCTCGTCACGCTCGTCGCCCGATGCGGGGCGGCCGAGCCGTCCCTCACCGCCGCCGCGCTGTGGGCCAACCTGCACGGCGTGGCACAGCTGTGGCGCTGGGGCAGCCTGCCCCTGGCCCTGGGCGAGGACCCGGCCGTGGGTGCGGACCGGCTGGTCGACGCGGCCGTCGACGCGCACCTCGGGGGTACTCCCGCGTGA
- a CDS encoding DUF6381 family protein produces MSVSGESRGRSQQMRTKAKELNEAAERSTDPEERRRLKEKARRLQEQSEQESRMDDRGMDPM; encoded by the coding sequence ATGAGCGTTTCAGGCGAGTCCCGCGGCCGGTCCCAGCAGATGCGCACGAAGGCCAAGGAGCTGAACGAGGCCGCCGAGCGGTCCACCGACCCGGAGGAGCGCCGCCGGCTGAAGGAGAAGGCCCGCCGCCTCCAGGAGCAGAGTGAGCAGGAGAGCCGGATGGACGACCGGGGCATGGACCCCATGTAG
- a CDS encoding isopenicillin N synthase family oxygenase yields the protein MAGSQVPVIDLGRWRSGGPQERARTAARVDEALQVAGFLLVTGHGVDPSLPERIREAARTFFRLPAALKEPYTVTVGGRGWLGPGAEANSYAEGTASPPDLKESWSFAADEPTGDPAVDIEWFRPNTWPEEAPELRPLVTDYLTGMRALCDELLELLATALGLAEDRFTRHTGHPTWGFNLNWYPGTETVGAPLPGQFRIGAHTDFGTVTVLDRQPGSGGLQIHTDADGWQDAPYDPAALTVNIGDLMARWTGDRWRAGRHRVLPPPADAPAEELISLVYFYECDAHTRVESLPAPIGRVLHDPVDSHTYLREKLRAITVPTGTSPTD from the coding sequence ATGGCCGGATCCCAGGTACCCGTGATCGATCTCGGGCGGTGGCGGTCCGGCGGGCCGCAGGAGCGGGCCCGGACTGCCGCCCGCGTCGACGAGGCCCTGCAGGTGGCCGGGTTCCTGCTGGTCACCGGCCACGGGGTGGACCCCTCGCTGCCGGAACGGATCCGGGAGGCCGCCCGGACGTTCTTCCGGCTGCCGGCCGCCCTGAAAGAGCCGTACACCGTCACGGTCGGCGGCCGGGGCTGGCTGGGCCCGGGAGCGGAGGCCAACAGCTACGCCGAAGGCACCGCCTCGCCGCCCGACCTCAAGGAGTCGTGGTCCTTCGCGGCCGACGAACCGACCGGGGACCCGGCCGTGGACATCGAGTGGTTCCGGCCCAACACCTGGCCGGAGGAGGCGCCGGAGCTGCGGCCGCTGGTGACCGACTACCTGACCGGGATGCGGGCCCTCTGCGACGAGCTGCTCGAACTCCTCGCCACCGCCCTCGGGCTCGCCGAGGACCGCTTCACGCGCCACACGGGGCACCCCACCTGGGGATTCAACCTCAACTGGTACCCCGGGACCGAGACCGTCGGCGCGCCCCTGCCGGGCCAGTTCCGCATCGGCGCCCACACCGACTTCGGCACGGTCACCGTCCTCGACCGGCAGCCGGGCTCCGGCGGCCTCCAGATCCACACCGACGCCGACGGCTGGCAGGACGCCCCTTACGACCCGGCCGCGCTCACCGTCAACATCGGCGACCTGATGGCCCGCTGGACCGGCGACCGCTGGCGCGCCGGCCGCCACCGCGTACTGCCCCCACCGGCCGACGCCCCCGCCGAGGAGCTGATCTCGCTCGTCTACTTCTACGAATGCGACGCGCACACCCGGGTGGAGTCCCTCCCCGCCCCCATCGGCCGCGTACTGCACGACCCCGTCGACTCGCACACGTACCTGCGGGAGAAGCTCCGGGCCATCACCGTTCCGACCGGAACGAGTCCCACGGACTGA
- a CDS encoding VOC family protein → MTRDLETAQRFYGAVAGWRFRPARLGDAFSVAFLNRVPVAGIGALAADLGVAAAWTPYFAVDDADVAVDRIRERTGTIAVGPVSFESGGRAALVADPDGAVFGIWEGDVAADWRAGKGPLPAWLELRTRNALDAAMFYGAVLEWATDRPGCCTVSYEEDQVVLRQNGEPVARLNSGPVELAAYSPYTRPRWHVHFRVPRLRPAIEAAVVLGGRMVSDITSNATERWVTLRDPDGALFTLTTGLGADSDEDLARPGLY, encoded by the coding sequence ATGACGCGGGACCTCGAGACCGCACAGCGCTTCTACGGCGCGGTGGCCGGGTGGCGGTTCCGGCCGGCCCGCCTCGGTGACGCGTTCTCGGTGGCGTTCCTGAACCGGGTCCCGGTGGCGGGCATCGGGGCGCTGGCCGCGGATCTGGGGGTCGCGGCGGCGTGGACCCCGTACTTCGCGGTGGACGACGCCGACGTCGCGGTGGACCGCATCCGGGAACGGACCGGCACCATCGCGGTCGGCCCGGTGTCCTTCGAGTCCGGCGGCCGCGCGGCGCTCGTCGCCGATCCGGACGGCGCGGTCTTCGGGATCTGGGAAGGCGATGTGGCCGCGGACTGGCGGGCCGGCAAGGGTCCACTGCCGGCCTGGCTGGAACTGCGCACCAGGAATGCCCTCGACGCCGCGATGTTCTACGGCGCGGTACTGGAATGGGCCACCGACCGGCCGGGCTGCTGCACGGTCTCCTACGAGGAGGACCAGGTCGTCCTGCGGCAGAACGGCGAGCCGGTCGCCCGCCTCAACAGCGGTCCGGTCGAGCTCGCCGCCTACTCCCCGTACACCCGGCCGCGGTGGCACGTGCACTTCCGCGTGCCCAGGCTCCGGCCGGCGATCGAGGCGGCCGTCGTGCTCGGCGGCCGCATGGTCTCGGACATCACCTCGAACGCCACGGAGCGGTGGGTGACCCTCCGCGACCCGGACGGGGCGCTCTTCACACTCACCACCGGCCTCGGGGCGGATTCGGACGAGGACCTCGCCCGGCCCGGCCTGTACTGA
- a CDS encoding DUF6158 family protein: MTEHDGGPSARTLEEGRLLKELEAIHRTRHETLLYGSDDALVTHTKRMNELEHEYVRRHPQRAQTAARTRSGARARTDGERRERPM, encoded by the coding sequence ATGACGGAGCACGACGGCGGTCCGTCAGCACGCACGTTGGAGGAGGGCCGGCTGCTCAAGGAGCTGGAGGCCATCCACCGCACGCGCCACGAGACCCTCTTGTACGGGTCCGACGACGCCCTGGTCACGCACACGAAGCGGATGAACGAACTGGAGCACGAGTACGTGCGCCGCCATCCGCAGCGAGCCCAGACCGCCGCGCGCACCCGATCGGGAGCCCGCGCCCGCACCGACGGCGAGCGCAGGGAACGGCCCATGTGA